Below is a genomic region from Delftia tsuruhatensis.
TGTAGCTGGTGACGTTGATGTGGGCCTTGTCGCCCAGCACTTCCGCGATGCGGTTGCCGGCCCGCAACTCGATGCCCTGGTCTTCCACCTGGGTGCCGGTGGTGCGGCGGTCCGCCGCCGACATGCCGGCCATCACGGCGCCGCCGCCCACCAGGGCGACACAGCCCGACAGCGTGGCGCCCAGGGACGCGACGGCAAGCACACCGCAGGCAGCGCGGGACCAACGGAACTTCATAGAGGCATCTCCTGTTCGCCAAGTAACTGGGCATCCACGCCGTCGCACAGGCAGTGCAGCACCAGCGTATGGGCTTCGCGCACGCGCGCGGCGCGGTCATGGGGCACGCAGATGAGCACGTCGGTCTCGCGCACGCGGGAAGCCAGCGTGCCGCCCGTGCGGCCGGTCAGCACCACGGCCATCATGTCGCGCTCATGGGCGGCATCCAGGGCCTCGAGCACGGCGGCGTCGTTGCCGGTGGCCGACAGCAGCAGCAGCAGATCACCGGGCTGGCCCAGGGCGCGCACCTGGCGCGCGAGGTACTGGGTGGCATTGCCGCCCGAGCCCGTGGCGCCCACGGTGCCCAGCAGCCCGCCGTCGGAGACCAGGGCCACGGCGGCCAGTTCGGGCCGGTCGCGCTCGAAGCCCGCCACGCACAGCGAGGCGAAGAGCTGGGCGTCGCTGGCCGAGGCGCCTGCGCCGCAGGCCAGCACCTTGCCTCCACTGGTCACGCAGGCCAGCATGGCCTGCACCGCCGCCGCAATGGGCTGGCTCAGCGCCTGGGCGGCCTGGTATTTCAGGTCGGCGCTGTCGATGAAATGCTGTTGGATACGTTGCTCAAGCATGGAGGCCCGATGATAACTGCGGCCCTTGAAGTCTTTCGTAGCCAGGCGTTATTTGTGCTGCAGCCGTAACGGTCAGGCGCCATCGGCATCGAATGCGGCCTGGAGCCATTGCACCAGCGGGGCCGCTCCGGGGTCGGAGGTCTCGACGAGCACCACGTCGAAGCGGCACGGTGGCGGCGCCGGCCAGCGCATCAGGTAGTGGCGCGCCGCCAGCACGATGCGCCGGCGCTTGGTGGCGCCGATGCTGGCGCCCGCGCCGCCGAAGGCGCGCGAGGCACGGCTGCGCACCTCGACGAAGACCAGGGTGCCCTCGCGCCCCCGCACGATGAGGTCTATCTCGCCACCGCCCCGCCCCGGCGTCCGATAATTGCGCTCGACCAGGCGCAGCCCGGCCGCCTGCAGATGGGCCAGCGCCGCATCCTCGGCCAGTTGGCCCCGGTGCCTGGTGGTGGTGGCAGACGGCCCCGCGCCTGCCGGCTTTTTCCCAAGGAAACCCATTGACTACCTCTTTCGCCGCCGCGCTGGGCGCAGCCAAGGATGCCGCCGCATCCCAGCATTATCCGCAGGGCGCCCTCTACGTGGTGGCCACGCCCATCGGCAACCTGGCCGACATCAGCCTGCGCGCCCTGCATGTACTGCAGACCGTGGACTGCGTGGCCTGCGAGGACACTCGCCATACCCAGGGCCTGTTGCGCTCCTATGGCCTGGACCGGCCCGGCAGCCAGTTGCTGGCCGTGCACCAGCACAACGAGGCCGAGGCCGCCCAGCAGGTGGTGGCGCGGCTGCAGCAGGGCGAGCGCATCGCCTATGTCAGCGACGCGGGCACGCCCGGCGTCAGCGATCCCGGCGCGCGCCTGTGCGCGGCCGTGCAGGCGGCCGGCCTGCGCGCGATTCCGCTGCCCGGCGCCAGCAGCATCACGGCCGCCATCAGCGTGGCGGGCGCCGTCACGCCTTCGCAGGGCGAGGGAGGTTTCGTCTTCGCGGGCTTTCTGCCCACCAAGTCGGCCGAGCGCCTGGCCGCCGTGCAGCAGCTGGCACTGCAGCCGCGCTGCACCGTGCTGCTGGAGGCGCCGCACCGCATTGCCGACCTGGCCGCCGCCCTGGCCACGCTGGGCGATCGCCCGGTGACGCTGGCGCGCGAGATCACCAAGCAGTTCGAGGACATTGCCACCATGCCCGCCAGCGCTCTGCCGGCCTGGCTGCAGGCCTCGCCCCAGCGCAGCAAGGGCGAGTTCGCCGTGGTCCTGCATCCCGTGGCCGCCCAGGAGGATGACGGCGATGCCCTGCGCGTGCTGCGCCTGCTGCTGGCCGAGCTGCCCACCAAGACCGCCGTGCGCCTGGCCGCCGAGATCACGGGCGCACCGCGCAACCGGCTCTATGACGCCGCGCTGGCGATCAAGCAGGCCGCCGAGGAGGACGGCGACGCGGAGTGATCAGGCATACGCGAGGCCGGTGGCCACGCCTCCGAACAGGTCACCCTCGACCTGAGGCACGCCCGGGAAGGCTTCGCGCAGCGCATCGCGCAGCGTGCGCAGGGCCGAGGAGCCGCCCGTGAGGTAGATGGCGTCCAGCGCCTGGGGCGCCACGCCGGCCAGGCGCAGGCACTCCTGGGCGCAGGCCACGACCTGCTGCAGCGGGCCCTGCAGTTGCGCGTGCAGCACCTCGGGCGAAATGGCGGCGGACAGGCCCGATTCCAGCCAGCCCAGCTCGATGGGCGACTCGGCATGGCGCGTGGAAGCCTCGATCTTGGCCTGTTCCACCACGGCGGCCAGGCGGTGGCCTTCGCGCAGTTCCAGCACGTCCATCAGGCGCTTGTGCAGGCGCTGGTCGCTGTAGTCGGTGCGCAGGTTGCGCGCCTCGGCCAGGGCCTTGGGCGAGTACAGCCACTGGATCAGGTGCCAGGTCGAGAGGTCGAAGAACACGCGGCTGGGCACTTCGCGGCCGCTGGGGCCGATGTGCCGGTAGCCCAGCAGCGGCATGAGCTGGGCCAGGTTGAGCCGGTGGTCGAAATCCGTGCCGCCGATGTGCACGCCGCTGGTGGCCAGGATGTCGTCGCGGCGGTCGCTGCGGCCGGCCTGCTCGGGGCCCAGGCGCACGACGGTGAAGTCGGAGGTCCCCCCGCCGATGTCCACCACCAGTACCACCGATTCCTGCGTGAGGCGCTGCTCGTAGTCCAGCGCGGCGGCGATGGGCTCCATCTGGAAGTCCACCTCGCCCAGGCCTGCGGCGCGCGCCGCGTCGGCCAGCGCCTGCTGGGCCTGGCGGTCGCGCTCGGGGTGGTCATCCACGAAATGCACGGGCCGGCCCAGTACCACGCGCTCTGGCAGACGGCCGTCCAGCGCGGCACGCGCGCGGTCGGCGACGCGGCGCAGGAACAGGCCGATGATGTCCTGGTAGCTCACGAGCTGGTCGTGCACGGCCGTCTTTTCCTGCAGCAGTGCGCTGCCCAGCAGGCTCTTGAGCGAGCGCATCAGGCGGCCCGGCTCGCCGTCCAGGTACTGGGCCATGGCGTCGCGGCCGAAGTGGGTGCTGTGCTCGTCCGTGTGGAAGAACAGGGCCGTGGGCATGCCGCAGGCCTCGCCTTCCAGCGGCAGCAGGCGCGCGGACTGGCCGGGCGCGCGCCAGGCCATGGCGGAGTTGGAGGTACCGAAATCTATGCCCAGCGTGGCAGGGGAGGAAGCAGTCGTCATGGCAAGCGGCGCCGCACCGCGGCGCCCCGGCTGGGCGGCCACGGCTGCAACGAAAACGCCCACCGAAGTGGGCATGGGTGTCAGCGGGGCGCCATTCTAGCGCCGCCGTATTTCGCCTAGGCGGCGACGGTTTCCCCGGCCGCAACCGCCTGCGCCAGCGCGATGCGCACGCCATGGGTGGCGGCATCATCGAGTACCCGTGCAGCCGAACGCTCGCGCACCGCCAGCTCGATCGCATAAGGGCCTTCTCCGCGCGTGGCCAGCCAGTGGCCCAGGGCGCCCGTGGCCACGCCCTGGGCCGGCGCGGCCAGCACCAGTTCGGTGGCCCCCAGTTGCAGCGAGGCCCGCCAGGCACCGCCATCGTCCGAGAGCCGGGCCTCGCCGATGTCGGCGCCCTCGCCCAGCAGTGCGCGCCAGCGCGCCAGGCTGGCGCGCAGGTCGTGCACGGCCACATGCAGGCGCGCCACGCCGGCCGCGCCATTGGCATGCACGCGCGCATCGCCCTCGGGCACCCGCAGCACGCGCGGCGTGAGGTCGCCGCAGAGAAAGGGCAGGTCCTGGCTGCGTGCGCGCGCATTGCGCCAGCGCAGCTGCGCGCCGTCGGGCCGCAGGCGCCCGCCTTCATAGGGTGCCTCGTAGGCCAGGCCACGCGCCTGGGCGGCGGCGACCACGGCCCCGGTCTCGGAAGGCAGCAGCGCGAAATCGACCAGGCCTTCGCCGTGGCGCTGCAGTTGCTGCCACCAGCGCTCCTCGGGCGCGGGTGCGCGCCAGGCGATGAGTTCGAAATAGGCGCCATCGGCGAAGACCACCAGGGCGTTGTGCGTGGAACGGCCCGGATGCTCGCCGCCGCGCAGCACGTTGAAGCCCAGGGCGGTGTAGTCGGCGATGGTGCGTTCCAGGTCCTGGACCGCGATGACGATGTGGTCGAGTGGCAGGCTCATGGCGATGCGCTTTCCAGGAAGGGGCTCAGGCCGCCAGGCGCTCGGTGGCGCTGGAGTCGGTGTGGCGCACTTCGGCGCGGATGGTCTGCGGGTTGCGCAGGAGGTTGAGGATGGGGCAGGTGCGCTCCACGGCCTCGAACAGCGCATCGATCTCCGCGCGGCTGGCGGGCGAATCGATGTGCACGGTGTAGCCGATCTCGTGCGGCCAGATGGGCGTGGCCTCGTGACCGGGCTTGCCGCCGCGCGGATCGATGATGCCCGTGACCTCGACCTCCAGGCTCTCCACGGGCACCTGGCGTTCGGCCGCCTGGATCAGGAAGATGTGGGTCACGCAGGTGCCCAGCACGCCCAGCTGCAGCTCGGGCGAGCTGGGACCCAGGTCATAGCCCGCGAAGTCGTGCGGA
It encodes:
- a CDS encoding SIS domain-containing protein, with protein sequence MLEQRIQQHFIDSADLKYQAAQALSQPIAAAVQAMLACVTSGGKVLACGAGASASDAQLFASLCVAGFERDRPELAAVALVSDGGLLGTVGATGSGGNATQYLARQVRALGQPGDLLLLLSATGNDAAVLEALDAAHERDMMAVVLTGRTGGTLASRVRETDVLICVPHDRAARVREAHTLVLHCLCDGVDAQLLGEQEMPL
- a CDS encoding YraN family protein, which codes for MGFLGKKPAGAGPSATTTRHRGQLAEDAALAHLQAAGLRLVERNYRTPGRGGGEIDLIVRGREGTLVFVEVRSRASRAFGGAGASIGATKRRRIVLAARHYLMRWPAPPPCRFDVVLVETSDPGAAPLVQWLQAAFDADGA
- the rsmI gene encoding 16S rRNA (cytidine(1402)-2'-O)-methyltransferase; this translates as MTTSFAAALGAAKDAAASQHYPQGALYVVATPIGNLADISLRALHVLQTVDCVACEDTRHTQGLLRSYGLDRPGSQLLAVHQHNEAEAAQQVVARLQQGERIAYVSDAGTPGVSDPGARLCAAVQAAGLRAIPLPGASSITAAISVAGAVTPSQGEGGFVFAGFLPTKSAERLAAVQQLALQPRCTVLLEAPHRIADLAAALATLGDRPVTLAREITKQFEDIATMPASALPAWLQASPQRSKGEFAVVLHPVAAQEDDGDALRVLRLLLAELPTKTAVRLAAEITGAPRNRLYDAALAIKQAAEEDGDAE
- a CDS encoding Hsp70 family protein; the protein is MTTASSPATLGIDFGTSNSAMAWRAPGQSARLLPLEGEACGMPTALFFHTDEHSTHFGRDAMAQYLDGEPGRLMRSLKSLLGSALLQEKTAVHDQLVSYQDIIGLFLRRVADRARAALDGRLPERVVLGRPVHFVDDHPERDRQAQQALADAARAAGLGEVDFQMEPIAAALDYEQRLTQESVVLVVDIGGGTSDFTVVRLGPEQAGRSDRRDDILATSGVHIGGTDFDHRLNLAQLMPLLGYRHIGPSGREVPSRVFFDLSTWHLIQWLYSPKALAEARNLRTDYSDQRLHKRLMDVLELREGHRLAAVVEQAKIEASTRHAESPIELGWLESGLSAAISPEVLHAQLQGPLQQVVACAQECLRLAGVAPQALDAIYLTGGSSALRTLRDALREAFPGVPQVEGDLFGGVATGLAYA
- a CDS encoding VOC family protein, producing MSLPLDHIVIAVQDLERTIADYTALGFNVLRGGEHPGRSTHNALVVFADGAYFELIAWRAPAPEERWWQQLQRHGEGLVDFALLPSETGAVVAAAQARGLAYEAPYEGGRLRPDGAQLRWRNARARSQDLPFLCGDLTPRVLRVPEGDARVHANGAAGVARLHVAVHDLRASLARWRALLGEGADIGEARLSDDGGAWRASLQLGATELVLAAPAQGVATGALGHWLATRGEGPYAIELAVRERSAARVLDDAATHGVRIALAQAVAAGETVAA
- a CDS encoding OsmC family protein is translated as MSHLNEYLSEKRAAVLARGARISAGTAQPAHLKAHVRAEGRSGVRRLRIREHQVISDSPHDFAGYDLGPSSPELQLGVLGTCVTHIFLIQAAERQVPVESLEVEVTGIIDPRGGKPGHEATPIWPHEIGYTVHIDSPASRAEIDALFEAVERTCPILNLLRNPQTIRAEVRHTDSSATERLAA